The genomic region GGCGGGACGGTGATCCGCCCGGCGTGGAGCGGCCGGAGCGCGACGGTCCAGGTGTGCTGCTGCTGCAGCACGAGCCCGCCGCCGCCGAGCGACACCGACGTCTGCGCCGCCTGGGAGCGCGAGGCGATCGCGAGGTCCTCGCCCTTCTCGCCGGGGAGGGCGAGGTCCTTGGGGGCGCTGCCGCTCCGGAGCGTCACCGTGAGCTGAACGGTGTCGCCGAGGGCCACCTCGCCCCGGTCGAGCTCGGCGGTGAAGCTCACCGGGACCGCGGCGCGGGCGACGGGCGGGGCGGCGAGCGCGACGAGGGCGAGGGCCGCCAGGGCCGGCGCGGCGAGCCGGGGCCGCGCGCGGGCCGGCGCGCGGCGCGGGACCGGGCTACCAGTCCTGGGCGGCATCGCCGCGGCTCCTCTCCTGTCCTTCGCGGGCGGGCCACATGGGGAGGTTCTTCTCGCGCGAGCGGAGGGCGTCGAGCAAGCGGAAGGCCTCGTCGCGGCGCTCGCCGGAGGCGCCCGGGCCGGCGCGGCCGGGCCGAGGGGCGCCCTGGGCGTCGGGCCGCGGGGAGCGCGTGGCCGCCCCTCCCCCGCCCTCCCCGCCCGGCGGGGAGGGGGTGGCCCCGGGATGCGGCGAGGGAGGGGACGCGGGGGGCTGGGAAGAGGGCTGACGGGAGGGCGAGGGAGGGGACGTAGGGGGCTGCGAGGCGGACCCGGGGGAGGGCGAGGGAGGGGACGCGGGGGGCTGCGAGGAGGACCCGGCGGATGGCGCGGAGGCGGCGCGCGGGCCCGCCCGCGCGGCGTCGCCGGACGGCTGCGGCGCGCCCGCGCCCTTCCGCTCGTCCGGGCGCTTCGCGCTCCCGCCCGCGCCGCCCTCCTGCTTGCGCCGCAGGAGCACCTCGAGGTTGTGGCGGGCCGCCACGTCTCCCGGGTCCTCGGCGAGCGCGCGGGTGAGCTCCCGGATGGCGCCGTCGTCGTCCCCCGCGGCGGCGAGCGCGCCCGCGAGGTCGTAGCGGGCGCGGCC from Anaeromyxobacter paludicola harbors:
- a CDS encoding tetratricopeptide repeat protein, with the translated sequence MTRAAALLLLAAGLSPLTRPDPGVEAGNARLEAGEPAEALRRYDDAERRLGPRAGLDLDRGLALYRLGRYGEARDAFAKALTSPKGERPGRARYDLAGALAAAGDDDGAIRELTRALAEDPGDVAARHNLEVLLRRKQEGGAGGSAKRPDERKGAGAPQPSGDAARAGPRAASAPSAGSSSQPPASPPSPSPGSASQPPTSPPSPSRQPSSQPPASPPSPHPGATPSPPGGEGGGGAATRSPRPDAQGAPRPGRAGPGASGERRDEAFRLLDALRSREKNLPMWPAREGQERSRGDAAQDW